CAGCCCGCCAATTGGATGGCAGCAATCAGCGTAAGCGCGGTCAAGGCACGAGATGACATAGAGCGTTCAATCCCTGAAATTCGATAGCAGGCCGAAGGCGTCGCGCTATTCAAGTCCGTTTGAATGAGCAGTTGCACTGCTCGATGGGCCTTCTTCCGCGTGTTGAAAAGCTGTCGGCGAAAAGAGAGAGCGCGGGATTGTAAACGCTGAAGTAGCGATTTGACATCCATGTTGTGTGACCACTGTTACAAATTCTGCAATAAGTTCAATTTCTCGTCTCGAGACATGATCAGCGGTAGAACCCTGCGAGCGGTTGCCGGAACACGAATGGTATCCATCGTCTGAAACAGGTGAAACCAGACGTTTCCGGCATTGTTGTAGGCAAAGTTTCTTCGTTTAGTCAGCTTCGACGGACGTGCCTTGGTACTTCTCCCGTTTTATCGGGACTGCACTACGGCACTGGTCGTAACACAGTCGGCACCATGCCCCTTGGCGAATGTTGGTGAACCTTGCTTCCCACACATGACCTCGGGCACACGACCACTGCATCAACGTCTTCACACCTCTGTATTCCGTCGACAGGCATTGACCGCCCCTTTCCACTGCTAGCTGGCGGGCGCTGTCGAGGCTCAATCGCGTGCTTGCCTTGAAACAGATCTCGCACCATCGGCCCAACATTATGTTGCTGCCTGTCGAGAGCCATTCGTGGCCGGCATTACAGCGCAAGTGGTAGCGGTGTTGTATGCCTTGGTAGGTATCGCTCAGGCAGATGCCACCTCGCTGCTCGGCGGCGGCATGGATTCGCGCGAGGTCACGGCAGACTTGAAAGGGCGGTTCAGGCGACTTGTTGGTCATTGGAATAGCCTGTGGCAGAGAGTGTGCGCCGTAGTATTCAGCTATCTCTCACGGCTTGAAATCAGACGATTCCGACTCGGCTGTAGGGCAAAAACCATCTTCCAGTCAGCCAAGACTGAAGCTTCTGTCCCCTCGGCATTCAGGCTTGCCCGGGGCATATCACGGCCATATTCTCCGCCTGCTGACGATTCAGCACCGGGTTTGGCGATCCGAATTAGAGCGTTCACAATGTGCGAGCATTTCAAAACCAGGTCGTTGATGGCTTGGTTTCGTAATGGCGGTTGTGTGTGGGAGACCTTCGGGTCTGCCGGATTTGCTCTTCTGCCGGTTCGCCAACCTGCACACAACGGCCACCCTTTCTGTTTGGCGACGGTTTGGGCGGCGATGATGAAACAGAAGAGATTTTTACTGATATGACAGCAACCTTGCCGCACACCCCAATTTGCTTCACCCGCAACAAAACCCGACTCCACGCCCTGCTGATCGACAATCAGGCCTGGTTCTGCGCTCGTGATCTGGGGCATCTGATGGGCTTTTTTCTCGATGGGCGTCTGGCGCGCAAGCTTGACCCGGACCAACGTCAAACGCTGTGGCTATATCGCTACGGCGAAGCCGAGCAAGCGCTGATGCTCAGCGAGTCGGGCGTCTACGCACTGCTGGTGTACCACCTGACTGATGCCAATCGGGGTTTGCGTGAATGGTTTGATCATCATGTCATTCCCGCACTGCGGGACCGGCCTGACCACGGCAACGTGCAGCGGCCGACCCTTGGCGTGCTGGATGGACCGGGCACTTCCCTGAGCTTGCTGCATTGGCGCAACGAGCCGCGGATCAGATTACGCGACATGCCCAGCGTTTTGCTCGATGCGCCCCGGCAACGCCGCTGGAACCTGCGCTCATGGTTTACTTCCCCGTCGACGTAAGTTCGTTGTCGAGGTTGGCCGGCGACCGGGTTTCATCGGCTGGTCGCCGGTATCGATTGCCGGGTTCTGGTCTTCCAGGGATTTGAGCAGCGCGTCGCGTTCGGCCTTGCGGCAAATCCGGCACCAATCCCCGGCGCGGGTCTGGCTCAGGCTTTGTTCCCAGGTATGACCCTCGCGGCATTGCCAGGGCAGTTTCACCAATGAGTTGCTGTAGTGGGTCGCCAGGCATCTACCGCCGCGTTCCTGCGCGTGTTGACGTGCATCGTCCAGGGAAAGTGAGCGCGTCTGGTGGCAGCACAGGCGGCACCAATTGCCGCGATTGCCGAACAGCGCCGGGGCCGACCATTCGTGGCCGAATTCACAGCGATAGTGATGCATCTTTTCATCCCCGCTGAAGCTTTCGCTGAGCAATACGACGCGTGATCTTGGGGACGGCGATGGCAAATTGTTCATCTGCAGGTCTCTGCTCGCGCTGACGAAAAGGCGCGAAAAGTGTCGCCACAGATTATTCAAAGCCCGGCTAAAAAATGGAGTCGGAAAAAGCCGCAAATGACGTAGGACGCGTTTCGGCCTCAAGGAGGCAATTGCTTACAGCGCGCTCTTTCATCTCAATCTCGCAATATTCAGTAACTCGCAATATTCAGTAACAAACTTCGACCAAAGCCTTGAGTAGCAGCCCCCGTAAGTGAACAATGTAATACCACGCATTCTTATTGAGATTCACCGATGCCCTTGCGCTCCCGTTTTCTGGCCTGGTTGATGCTGCCTGTGTTGACCGTCTGCAGTTTCAACCTGTTGGCCGACGCCACCGATGGCGCAGCGCAGGCGTTGCATTTGCTCGATTACATCGGCGCGGACTACCCGGCCACCGTGGTCGACGGCAAGGTTGTCGATGCCTCCGAGTATCGCGAGCAAGTTGAGTTTCTGGGGGTTTTGCAGGGCCTTGTAGTGGCCTTGCCACAACGGGCCGAGCGTGGCGAGCTTGAAAAAGGCGTCGCCAGCCTCGCCGATGCGGTGGCCAGGAAGCAGGACGGCGCCGCGGTTGCGCGTCAGGCGCGGCAACTGGGCGCAAGACTGGCGGTGGCTTATGAAGTGAGTCAGGCGCCGGCGATCACGCCGGACCCGGCACGTGGCGCGCCGCTGTACGCGCAACACTGTTCGGTTTGCCATGGTGACGCGGGCGCCGGGGATGGTCCGGCCGGGATCGGTCTGGAGCCGCCACCGGCCAATCTGCGCAATGCGGCACGCCTTGATCGCCTGAGCCTTTACGACATCTACAACACCTTGGGTCTTGGCGTTTCGGGGACCGATATGCCGGCCTTCGCCGATCAGCTCGACGACCGCCAGCGTTGGGACGTGGCAACGTACATCGCCGGTTTCAGTGCCCAGGCAGTTACGGCGCCGGGCAAGACTTATAACCTTGCTGATCTGGCGCGCCAAACCCCATCTGAAGTCAGCGCTGCCGAAGGTGCGCCAGCCGCCGCGACCTTCCGCGCCCAGCGTGCGCAGCCGCCGCAGGTGCAGCGTGGTCCGGCGCAGTTGCTCGATTACACCAGCCAGACTCTGGACAAGAGCCTCGCGGCGTATCGCGCAGGTGATCACGAACAGGCTTACGATTTGTCGGTAGCGGCTTATCTGGAAGGCTTTGAACTGGTCGAAAGTTCGCTGGATAACGTCGATACCAACGTGCGCAAGGACACGGAAAAAGCCCTGATGGCTTACCGTCAGTCGTTGCAGGACGGCTTACCGGTGGCGCAGGCCGAGCAAAAGCTGGAGTTCGCCAAAGGCAAGCTCAAGGAATCGGCGGGGTTGCTGGGCAGCGACGGTTTGAGCACTTCCCTGAGCTACATTTCCGGCCTGTTGATTCTGCTGCGTGAAGGCCTGGAAGCGATTCTGGTACTGGCCGCGATCCTCGCGTTCCTGCGCAACACCGGCCAGGAGTCTGCGGTGCGCAGCGTCAACATCGGTTGGGCGCTGGCCTTGGTCGCCGGTTTGGCAACCTGGGCGCTGGCGGCGTACGTGATTGACGTCAGCGGCGCCCAGCGTGAATTGCTCGAAGGCGCAACGGCGCTGTTCGCCAGCGTGATGGTGCTGTGGCTCGGCGTGTGGATGCATGACCGGCGCCACGCGGCGGCCTGGCAGGATTACATCAAGAGCAGCCTGGTCGGCGGCGGCGGGCGCTTCGGTTTTGCGATCCTGGCGTTCTTTTCGGTTTATCGCGAGCTGTTCGAAGTGATCCTGTTTTACGAAACCCTCTGGCTGCAGGCCGGTCCTGCGGGTCATAACGCAGTATTGGCCGGTGGCGCGACGGCGCTGGTATTGCTGATCGGCCTGGCGTGGATCATCCTGCGCGGCTCGGCGAAATTGCCACTGGCGCTGTTCTTCGGCATCAACGCTGCGTTGCTTTGCGCTCTTTCGGTGGTGTTCGCCGGACATGGCGTCAAAGCGCTGCAAGAAGCCGGCATTTTCGGCACGCGGCCGGTGCCGTTCTTCGAGTTCGACTGGCTGGGGATTCATGCCGACGCTTACTCGCTGAGCGCCCAGCTCATTGCCCTGATTGCGATTGCCGTGTTGTATGGCCGTAGCTGGCTGGCGGAAAAGCGCCGGACGCAGGTGGCGTAAATTTGTGGGAGCAAGCTTGCTTGCGAAGGTTGTGTTTCAGGCACTAAAGATTTGTGCCGGACTTATCTGCCTTTTCGCGAGCAAGCCGCTCCCACGTGAATCAACAACTGCTTACAGGAACCCCCAATGCGCGTCTGGATCGATGCTGACGCTTGCCCCAAGCCGGCCAAGGATCAAGTCATCAAGTTCGCCTTGAAACGTCAATTCGAGGTGGTGCTGGTGGCGGGACAGAGTCAGATCAAGCCGACTTATAGCCTGGTCAAACTGATCGTGGTGCCCAGCGGGCCGGATGCGGCGGATGATTACCTGGTCGAGCATGCGGTGCCCGGCGAGCTAGTGATTTGCAGCGACGTGCCGCTGGCCGACAGACTGGTCAAGAAAGGCGTCGCGGCCCTTGATCCGCGCGGCAAGGAGTTCGACGCGCAGAACATGGGCGACCGGCTGGCGGTGCGCAACTTATTTACTGATCTGCGTGATCAAGGGCAAATGGGCGGCGGCCCGCCACCGTATGGCGACCGGGAAAAACAGGCGTTCGCCAACTCGCTGGACCGGATTTTGACGCGGCTAACGCGTTGATGGCTTGGGATCTTCCGTTGGATCACTCCTCCTGCGTCAACTCCAACACCCGATCCACTAGCTTGTTGATACCCGCCGCCGCTTCACCAATGGACTTGGCCACCATATAAGCCGGGGTGCTGACCAGTTTGCGCGCGGTATCTTCGACGATTTCGGTGACTTCACAATCCCGGTGTTCGCCCTTCATTCTGGTGATGGCTTCAGCCGTTTCGGCATCATTGCCAATGGTGCAGGTCACGCCGGGGCCGTAGATTTTTGCCGCCAGCGCCGGGGAAATGCAGATCAGCCCAACCGGCTTGCCCGCTTCGGCAAAGGCTTCTGCCAGCGCCAGCACTTCAGCCTGAACTTTGCAGTCGGCACCCGCCGTGGCGAAGTTCGACAGGTTCTTGGCCGCGCCGAAACCACCGGGAATGATCAGCGCATCGAATTGCGTCACGTCTGCTTCACGGATGTCTTCGATGGCGCCACGAGCGATACGCGCCGACTCGACCAGCACGTTGCGGGTTTCGGGCATTTCTTCACCGGTCAGGTGATTGATCACGTGATGCTGCGCGATATTCGGCGCAAAGCACTGTACGAGCGCGCCGCGCTGGTCGAGGCGCAGCAGCGTGAGGACGCTTTCATGAATTTCCGCGCCGTCATAGACGCCACAGCCGGACAGAATCACGGCAACTTTCTTTTGCATGCCAGGCACTCCCTATGGTCAACGGCTCATGAACTTGCCTGCTCGGAACCTTGAATACGTGGTTCATAACTATAGCGAGGAGTTCAGTGCTTGTGACAAGGGCGAGCGGCAGGGATTCAATCAGTGGCAGAAGGCGCGGGTGCAGCGCAGGGGTCTGGAGCGATGCTCATGCTTTCGTGTGCGCAATACGTTGGTGCAGTGCGCACACGAGAACATTTATTCGTCAGCGGTTTTCTTGATCTCGACCGAGACTTCGGCGGGCATGTCGGTGGCCAGGGGCTGGATCAGCTTGGCGGCAGCTTCTTCCCTGGCGATGCGCGCGTTCTTGATCCGCCTGCGGATCCAGAGTGCGACGCCAATCAGCAGCAACGCGCCCAGCACCCAGAGCTCGTAGCGCTTGACGTTGCCCAGCAAGCCTTCCAGCACCGCACCGAAGTGATAGGCCGCGGCGCCCAACGCAGCGGCCCAGACCGCAGCACCAATACCGTTGAGCAACAGATAACGCCCCGGCGGATAACCGGACAGGCCAATCGCCACCGGCATGACCGTACGCAAACCATAGACGAAGCGAAAGCTCAGGACCCAGATATCCGGGTGCCTGCGAATATGCTCCAGCGCCTTGTCGCCCATCAGTTGCCATCGGGGCTTGCGCGCCAGCAATTTGCGGCCGTGCTTGCGCCCCATGAAATACCAGAGCTGATCACCGGCGTAGCTCCCGAAGAACGCTACGACCACGACCAGGTTGATGTCCATGTATCCGCGGAACGCAAGAAATCCGGCAAGAACCAAAATGGTCTCGCCTTCAAAGAAGGTGCCGAGAAAGAGGGCAAAGTAACCAAATTCCTGCAAGAAATGTTGGAGCATTATCTGGATGCTGGCGAAATGAACGCGCAGCCTAACTCGCCCAAGACATTCAGGAAAGTAGGGATATGTGTCTCGACGTTAAACTTTC
This genomic window from Pseudomonas sp. G.S.17 contains:
- a CDS encoding Bro-N domain-containing protein, which encodes MTATLPHTPICFTRNKTRLHALLIDNQAWFCARDLGHLMGFFLDGRLARKLDPDQRQTLWLYRYGEAEQALMLSESGVYALLVYHLTDANRGLREWFDHHVIPALRDRPDHGNVQRPTLGVLDGPGTSLSLLHWRNEPRIRLRDMPSVLLDAPRQRRWNLRSWFTSPST
- a CDS encoding FTR1 family protein encodes the protein MPLRSRFLAWLMLPVLTVCSFNLLADATDGAAQALHLLDYIGADYPATVVDGKVVDASEYREQVEFLGVLQGLVVALPQRAERGELEKGVASLADAVARKQDGAAVARQARQLGARLAVAYEVSQAPAITPDPARGAPLYAQHCSVCHGDAGAGDGPAGIGLEPPPANLRNAARLDRLSLYDIYNTLGLGVSGTDMPAFADQLDDRQRWDVATYIAGFSAQAVTAPGKTYNLADLARQTPSEVSAAEGAPAAATFRAQRAQPPQVQRGPAQLLDYTSQTLDKSLAAYRAGDHEQAYDLSVAAYLEGFELVESSLDNVDTNVRKDTEKALMAYRQSLQDGLPVAQAEQKLEFAKGKLKESAGLLGSDGLSTSLSYISGLLILLREGLEAILVLAAILAFLRNTGQESAVRSVNIGWALALVAGLATWALAAYVIDVSGAQRELLEGATALFASVMVLWLGVWMHDRRHAAAWQDYIKSSLVGGGGRFGFAILAFFSVYRELFEVILFYETLWLQAGPAGHNAVLAGGATALVLLIGLAWIILRGSAKLPLALFFGINAALLCALSVVFAGHGVKALQEAGIFGTRPVPFFEFDWLGIHADAYSLSAQLIALIAIAVLYGRSWLAEKRRTQVA
- a CDS encoding YaiI/YqxD family protein yields the protein MRVWIDADACPKPAKDQVIKFALKRQFEVVLVAGQSQIKPTYSLVKLIVVPSGPDAADDYLVEHAVPGELVICSDVPLADRLVKKGVAALDPRGKEFDAQNMGDRLAVRNLFTDLRDQGQMGGGPPPYGDREKQAFANSLDRILTRLTR
- the elbB gene encoding isoprenoid biosynthesis glyoxalase ElbB, yielding MQKKVAVILSGCGVYDGAEIHESVLTLLRLDQRGALVQCFAPNIAQHHVINHLTGEEMPETRNVLVESARIARGAIEDIREADVTQFDALIIPGGFGAAKNLSNFATAGADCKVQAEVLALAEAFAEAGKPVGLICISPALAAKIYGPGVTCTIGNDAETAEAITRMKGEHRDCEVTEIVEDTARKLVSTPAYMVAKSIGEAAAGINKLVDRVLELTQEE
- a CDS encoding DedA family protein, which translates into the protein MMLQHFLQEFGYFALFLGTFFEGETILVLAGFLAFRGYMDINLVVVVAFFGSYAGDQLWYFMGRKHGRKLLARKPRWQLMGDKALEHIRRHPDIWVLSFRFVYGLRTVMPVAIGLSGYPPGRYLLLNGIGAAVWAAALGAAAYHFGAVLEGLLGNVKRYELWVLGALLLIGVALWIRRRIKNARIAREEAAAKLIQPLATDMPAEVSVEIKKTADE